TCGGTGAGCTCGATGCGGTCCTGCGGGCGCTTCGGGCCGGAGATCGAGGGCACCACGGTGGACAGGTCCAGCTCCATGTACTCGGAGAAGACCGGCTCGGCGTCCGGGTTGTGCCACATGCCCTGCGTCTTGGCGTAGGCCTCGACCAGCGCCAGCTGCTCGTCGGAGCGCCCGGTCAGCCGCAGGTAGTTGATGGTCTCCTCGTCGATCGGGAACATCGCTGCGGTGGAACCGAATTCGGGGCTCATGTTGCCCAGGGTGGCGCGGTTGGCCAGCGGCACCTCGGCCACGCCCTTGCCGTAGAACTCGACGAACTTGCCGACCACGCCGTGCTTGCGCAGCATGTCGGTGACGGTGAGCACGACGTCGGTGGCGGTCACGCCGGGCTTGATCTCACCGGTCAGCTTGAAGCCGACGACGCGGGGGATGAGCATCGAGACGGGCTGGCCCAGCATGGCCGCCTCGGCCTCGATACCGCCGACGCCCCAGCCCAGCACGCCGAGGCCGTTCTCCATCGTGGTGTGGCTGTCGGTGCCCACGCAGGTGTCCGGGTAGGCGACACCATCACGGGTCATCACGACGCGCGCCAGGTATTCGATGTTGACCTGGTGCACGATGCCGGTGCCCGGGGGGACGACCTTGAAGTCGTCGAACGCACCCTGGCCCCAGCGCAGGAACTGGTAGCGCTCGCCGTTGCGCTCATATTCGAGTTCGACGTTGCGCTCGAAGGCGCCGGCGTTGCCGAAGACGTCCAGGATGACGGAGTGGTCGATGACCATCTCGGCGGGCGAGAGCGGGTTGACCTTGTTCGGGTCGCCGCCGAGGGTCGCCACGGCCTCACGCATGGTGGCCAGGTCGACGATGCAGGGCACACCGGTGAAGTCCTGCATCAGCACGCGGGCGGGGGTGAACTGGATCTCGATGCTCGGCTCGGCCGAGGGATCCCAGTTCGCGATGGCCTCGATGTGCTCCTTGGTGATGTTGGCGCCGTCCTCGGTGCGCAACAGGTTCTCGGCGAGCACCTTCAGGCTGTACGGGAGCTTTTCGGTTCCGGGTACCGCGTCCAGGCGGTAGAACTCGTAGCTCTGCTCCCCGACGGTCAGGGTGTCACGGGCACCAAATGAGTTCAAAGAGGAATTGGCCGACGAACCGGCCGTATTTTCGCTGCTCACATCAACTCCCGGCTAGATCTCGCCGCGACGGGCTGTGTCGACGGCGGTGGTGATCCTAACAGTACGCTTGTCCTGCAATGTACTGTGGGTCGGCTCCAGTCTTCTCCGATTCGCGCCCGGCTGCGACCCCGTTGGCCGGATCGTGGGATCACGCGGCAATCACGCTGCAATGACGACCCGGGCGTCGGTTTCGGCCCTCGCCTGGGGGCGGCGGTACGGTGCCTGTGTGACCGGACCGCACGTACTCCCGCTGATCCCCGGCTATATCCCGCCCGACGTGGACATCGATCTGGTCAAGGCGGAGGTGGCCGACGGCGGCGTCAGCGCACCCGCCGGGGCGGACATCGAGGGACTCCGGCAGGTCGTCGCCGACGCCGGTCGCGACGGGATCGACCTCAAGATCGTGGTCATCGACACCAACCCGCCCATCGATACGCCACTGCGCGACATCGCCACCGAGGTGGGCACCGCCTATCCGGGTTCGACGGTGCTGGCCATCAGTCCCCACTACGCCGGGACCTACAGTCCGACCTTTGACCGGGTCACTCTGGAGGCCGGTCAGGACCTGGCCAAAACGGGTGATCCGGTGCAATCTTCGAAGAATTTCGTGGCCGAGTTGGAGACGCCGGACTTTCCCTGGATGCCTTTTACCATCGTCCTTGTCATCGGTGTTGCGGCGGCGGCCGTTTTCACCCGCATCCTGCAGGTTCGCGCCAAACGATCGGTTGCTGAATCGGACCCCGCGGCGCCCGCCGAGTAATCGCAGAACCCTTATTGGCGAATTCGAATATCACTATTCGATAACGCTGTATTCAATTACATTCATGTAATTTGTGACTAAAGTTTCTTTAGCGCGTGATGTGACGTACGGTGCAAACAGTGCTCGTGTTGCAGGTGTGATCCCTGTGGCCGAAGACACGTATGTGATGTGCCAACACGTTGGCGTTGAGCCCTAGGAGACCTGAGTCGAATGAGACGCACCCCTGGCGCCTCCGCTACCCGGATGTACGGGCGAATCTGCGCGGTC
This region of Mycolicibacterium diernhoferi genomic DNA includes:
- a CDS encoding Rv1476 family membrane protein, which produces MTGPHVLPLIPGYIPPDVDIDLVKAEVADGGVSAPAGADIEGLRQVVADAGRDGIDLKIVVIDTNPPIDTPLRDIATEVGTAYPGSTVLAISPHYAGTYSPTFDRVTLEAGQDLAKTGDPVQSSKNFVAELETPDFPWMPFTIVLVIGVAAAAVFTRILQVRAKRSVAESDPAAPAE